The genomic stretch TGAAAGGCGTGAAGACGCCGGCCGAGATCAAAAAGATCATTGACCTGCGCCCGGAAATGAACCGGTTTGTGATGCAGCTCAAATACAAGGATAAGACTACTTTCCTGCGCATCTTTGACGATCAGCAGGTATGGCCCAGTGAGACTGAAGTGTCTGCTGCTTTCAAGCGGCTGATGCAGGCCAGGCTGCCTAAAGTGGGTTTTCTGACCGGTCACCTGGAGCGTAATATTTTCAGGAAGGGGGATCGGGAATATGCCCGTATTGCTACTGCCAAGGCATTCCGTTATTCGCTGATCAACCAGGGCTTTGACGTGGATACGCTGACGGTGGAAACGCAGCAGGTGCCGGAAGATATTTCTGTCCTGGTGATTGCTGATCCCAAGCTGGAGCTGAGCCCGGCTGCTGTGGCGAACGTTAAACAATATATTGATCGCGGCGGCAACCTGGTGGTTACCTGCGAGCCTGGCAAAGAGGTGGTAATGCAGCCTATCCTGGATCTGCTGGGCGTGCAGCTGATGCAGGGTAGGGTGATACAGGAAGACAAGGACCGCGCGCCTGATATGGTGCAGCTCAGCTTTACAAAGAAAGCGGGCTCCTTGTCGAAGTATGTAGAGGATATGCGGGTAGATACAATGGGAGAGAAACTGCCGGTATCCGGCGTTGCCGGTCTGGCCTATGCGGATGCCGGTCCTTTTACCGTAGCGCCCTTGCTGCAAACTGATGGCAAACTGAGCTGGAACCGGGTACAGCCGCTGGACCCGGACCTGATGACCTCGGCAGTCGGTGGCGGTGTAGTGATGATGGGAGGTAGTAGTTATGGAACAGAGGACGAAGTGGTGGACGCGCCTGCTCCACCAGCGCCTAAGACAGGTCAGAAGCCGGGATCTGGGCAAAAGCCGGCGATTGCGCCCGGGCAAATGCCAGCCGGGTCTTCAGTGAGGCCAGCGACACGGCCAACTATGCCTGCGCCGGGTAAAACTGTGGATAAAACAAGGCCCGCAGCAATGATCAAAGCAACTGTTGTACAGCCAGGTTCGGACGCTGCTTCATTCATGACCGTGGCCGACAGGGGTGGCAGGTCGCAGCCTATAGGATCTATCATGTTCTCGCCGCAGGATGGTGATACCAGGGGACCGATCACTACTGCTGTTGCTTTGTCGCGCAAGGTGAATGGCAAAGAGCAGCGTATTATGGTGTCCGGTGATGCCGACTTCATGCGCAACGGGGCGTATAGCACAGCAGGCCATTTCTTTACAACAGGTGTGTTCAGTTGGCTGGCCTATGAGGAGTTCCCCATTGACAGTTATCGTCCAAAAACAAAAGACAATGCAATTCTGGCTACCAGTGATCAGGTGGGTATGCTGCGCACAGTGTATCTCTGGGTGCTGCCATTGCTGTTGGCGGCCGGTGCGGCGGTACTGCTGATCAGGAGGAAGCGGAAATAAAATGTTGTTGCAACAATTAGTGAAGGGCCTCTCTTTTGGAGAGGCCCTTTTGATTTAGTAACCAGCGATTTATTATTTCCGGGCAGTAAAAGAAATGCGCTTATTGCGAACCGGTATTGCGGACCTGCTCAGAAGACCTGGTATTTTAGGAATATATTGCTTATTTTATAAGCCGGTCAACCAATTATAAACCGCGCTGTCCTTCTTTCCCAATAGAAAGGCAGCGTAAAACCTATTTTATGAAGATCAAAACACCCACAGCACTCACTGTGGTTTGGTTGCTATCAGCGACAGCTTGCCAAAAACAAAATCAGCAGGAAAGTTTTAATGCCGGCGAAGGATCACTGGGAACGCAAGACGTTCAGATCCTGGCGGCCCCTGTAGCCGGGACATTGATTGATGGAGCTACTTACCGTATCAGGGGTATCACCTCGTCTGCGCCGGCAGGACCCGTTGTAGAGGTCACCGGAAATTCATCGGCAGAAGGCCAGCAAATTCAGCAATGGTTATGGTTCCCTAACAATGGTCAGAAATGGAAACTGGTAAAGATTGACGCCACCTATTATAAACTGGTGAACGTGACCAGTAACAAATGCCTGACATCCCCTTCTTCTACTGAATCAGCTATCCTGCTGCAGAACACGGACATTGGCAGCGATGCACAAGCCTGGTCCATTGCCTATACAGGTAGCAATTATGCATTTTCACTGACCAATAAGGCCACCGGTATGAAAATGGTGCTGGACCCGCAAAGCACTACCCTGGGCGCCAAGATCCGCCAGAAAACCACCATCACCGGTAACCAGGATCAATTCAATTTCCATAACCTCAATTATCAGAATCCGCTGATCAATGCCAGCAGGCCGGATCCCTATGTGGCGGAAAAGGATGGGTACTATTATTTCATGTACACCAGGGGTAATGTGATTGGCCTTCGGAAGACCACTTCCATGTCCCTGTTGTCCAATGCACCGGAATCGGTGATCTGGACGCCGCCAACCGGCCAGCCCTATTCTTCCAATATATGGGCGCCTGAACTGCATTTCCTGTCCGGGAAATGGTATATCTATTTTGCGGCCAATGATGGCGGTGGTGATTCACACCGCATGTTTGTACTGGAAAATCCCAATGCCGATCCCATGACCGGCACCTGGACCTATAAAGGCAAGATCTTTGATGCTACTGACCAGTGGGCCATTGATGGTTCTGTACTTACCATCGGATCTGCAAATTATTTCATCTGGTCGGGATGGGAAAGTACCGCCACCAGGTATAAACAATACATCTATCTCGCTGCCATGTCCAATCCATGGACTATCAGCGGTCCAAGGATCACCATCTCTTCTCCTACCAATACCTGGGAGAAACATGAGCCGAGTTCAATTGGTTTAGGAGTGAATGAAGGACCCATCATGCTGCAAAAAGATGCCAGCAGCCCTGTATTTGTCATCTTCTCGGCCAGCCGGTATACCAGCGATAACTATTGTCTGGCGCAGATACAGCTCAGGACCGGAGGTGATCCCACTGTAGCGTCCGACTGGATCAATAAAAAGCAGGTATTCGTAAGAAATGATGCCAACTCTATTTATGGTCCCGGGCACAACGGGTTCTTCACCAGTTCCTATACAGATCCCAATGGCGTGGTTAAAAAAGAAAATTGGTTTATCTACCATGCACGCAATGTGGCTGCAACTACCAATGGGCAAAGAGCGCCAAGGATACAGAAGATCACCTGGAACAGTGATGGATCACCGAATTTTGGTGTTGCTGCTGCAGATGGTGTGGATATGGCGATCCCGGTAGGAGAATGATGTAAGAAAGAGGGTGCCAATGTTGGTATCTCCTTGACAAATGACCAGTCCGCCTGAGATCACCTGTATAATCGACGTGCAAATACTCAAACATGAATAAGCTGTTTTGTGCAGGCGTATTATTACTGCATGGCTTTATTTTGAAGGCCAGGCAAACTGATACAGTCCGGATAAGCAACTTTATAGAAAAATCCATTTGCCTTTACAAGGAAAGGAATTTCGCGTTGGATCGGCGGAAAGAACTGACAGGCGCAGCACTATTCTCGGATCAGGCATTGTCAAATTTTGTCAATAAGGGGCTTGAAAAGGTTGTACTGTTAATTTTTAAGTCGCCGGATAAAAATGGTCAGAATAGATGCCGTGTATAGAGTGCTTATGTGGTGGGTTTTGCCGATAGGTAAAAATCCTTGATCGCTATTGTTCAGGGGCAGAAAATAAAAAAAGGGAATTTTCATTCAGCCAATGAAAATTCCTTTTTTTGTGCCGAGAATCGGGAAATTATCGAACCAGATAGTAGAGGATTTCTTGATTTTCAGCGAAAATTTAGCCTGCTATGATGGATTTTC from Candidatus Pseudobacter hemicellulosilyticus encodes the following:
- a CDS encoding Gldg family protein produces the protein MKTIFRVAGTELRMLFYSPIAWFVLIVFLVQSGIMYFGSLESMATQQEMGGIRMRYLFDITNRVFLGRSGLFPHIMENLYLYIPLLTMGLISRETSSGTIKLLYSSPIKVRDVVFGKYLAMMLYSLLLLLIVALFVVTGIFHIKEADKGMLITSLLGFYLLLCAYSAIGLFMSCLTTYQIVAAVCTFVMIGALSYIGSVWQQYDFFRDITYYLSIAGRTEKMLYGLVTSKDVIYFLVIISIFLGLSIYKLRSGMESKPAVVKAGRYVAVVAVGLLIGYISSLPQFIAYYDATVYQRNTVLPNVQKIIEELGDEPLAVTTYNNVLAGSAQMGYDRSYNMIQSTWERYIRFKKGSNIIVHKAINYYDSTLDNEYMMRGYTGKNIDEIAQQITKANKMSLKGVKTPAEIKKIIDLRPEMNRFVMQLKYKDKTTFLRIFDDQQVWPSETEVSAAFKRLMQARLPKVGFLTGHLERNIFRKGDREYARIATAKAFRYSLINQGFDVDTLTVETQQVPEDISVLVIADPKLELSPAAVANVKQYIDRGGNLVVTCEPGKEVVMQPILDLLGVQLMQGRVIQEDKDRAPDMVQLSFTKKAGSLSKYVEDMRVDTMGEKLPVSGVAGLAYADAGPFTVAPLLQTDGKLSWNRVQPLDPDLMTSAVGGGVVMMGGSSYGTEDEVVDAPAPPAPKTGQKPGSGQKPAIAPGQMPAGSSVRPATRPTMPAPGKTVDKTRPAAMIKATVVQPGSDAASFMTVADRGGRSQPIGSIMFSPQDGDTRGPITTAVALSRKVNGKEQRIMVSGDADFMRNGAYSTAGHFFTTGVFSWLAYEEFPIDSYRPKTKDNAILATSDQVGMLRTVYLWVLPLLLAAGAAVLLIRRKRK
- a CDS encoding family 43 glycosylhydrolase; this encodes MKIKTPTALTVVWLLSATACQKQNQQESFNAGEGSLGTQDVQILAAPVAGTLIDGATYRIRGITSSAPAGPVVEVTGNSSAEGQQIQQWLWFPNNGQKWKLVKIDATYYKLVNVTSNKCLTSPSSTESAILLQNTDIGSDAQAWSIAYTGSNYAFSLTNKATGMKMVLDPQSTTLGAKIRQKTTITGNQDQFNFHNLNYQNPLINASRPDPYVAEKDGYYYFMYTRGNVIGLRKTTSMSLLSNAPESVIWTPPTGQPYSSNIWAPELHFLSGKWYIYFAANDGGGDSHRMFVLENPNADPMTGTWTYKGKIFDATDQWAIDGSVLTIGSANYFIWSGWESTATRYKQYIYLAAMSNPWTISGPRITISSPTNTWEKHEPSSIGLGVNEGPIMLQKDASSPVFVIFSASRYTSDNYCLAQIQLRTGGDPTVASDWINKKQVFVRNDANSIYGPGHNGFFTSSYTDPNGVVKKENWFIYHARNVAATTNGQRAPRIQKITWNSDGSPNFGVAAADGVDMAIPVGE